Proteins encoded in a region of the Mucilaginibacter sabulilitoris genome:
- a CDS encoding nucleotide-diphospho-sugar transferase → MFKTPILLLIFNRPDTTEKVFNEIRRLQPAALYIAADGPREGKTEDIERCKKCREIVMNNLDWDCEVNTLFNDTNLGCGAAPASAISWFFEHVERGIILEDDILPDPSFFNFCQEMLIRYENTPDVMHISGCYFLQDFLPADQEQSYYFTRHIHVWGWATWRRAWQYYDYDMAEWDRFNSDEALSDYYGPYYIFWKTLFANMLHKGNDIWDYQWMFAIYKKNGVAINPAANLVQNLGFGENATHTTDSESIYTRVRLQTISELAHTPMKSIDLKKDSLYYQHYLHFDLQAEHNKQKALWKFINRLRKLKARFQKG, encoded by the coding sequence ATGTTTAAAACGCCCATTCTGTTATTGATTTTTAATCGGCCGGATACTACCGAAAAAGTTTTTAACGAAATTCGCAGATTACAACCCGCGGCTTTGTACATAGCCGCCGACGGGCCGAGAGAAGGCAAAACGGAGGATATCGAACGCTGCAAAAAATGCCGCGAAATCGTCATGAATAACCTGGACTGGGATTGTGAGGTAAATACGCTTTTTAACGACACAAATCTCGGATGTGGCGCCGCGCCGGCCAGCGCCATCTCCTGGTTTTTTGAACATGTTGAACGGGGGATCATCTTAGAGGACGATATATTACCCGATCCATCATTCTTTAATTTTTGCCAGGAAATGCTGATACGTTATGAAAATACACCTGATGTGATGCACATTAGCGGCTGCTATTTTTTACAGGACTTTTTACCTGCAGATCAGGAGCAAAGCTATTATTTCACCAGACATATACATGTCTGGGGCTGGGCAACCTGGCGACGGGCATGGCAATATTATGATTATGACATGGCGGAGTGGGACCGGTTTAACTCAGATGAAGCGCTAAGTGATTATTATGGTCCTTACTATATTTTTTGGAAAACCCTTTTTGCAAACATGCTCCATAAGGGCAATGATATATGGGATTACCAGTGGATGTTTGCCATTTACAAGAAAAATGGCGTAGCTATTAATCCGGCGGCAAATTTGGTTCAAAACCTTGGCTTCGGCGAAAATGCTACGCATACCACCGATTCCGAATCAATTTATACCCGGGTCAGGCTTCAAACTATTTCGGAACTGGCCCATACACCGATGAAAAGTATTGACCTGAAAAAAGACAGCTTATATTATCAGCATTACCTTCATTTTGATCTGCAGGCCGAGCACAATAAACAAAAAGCCTTATGGAAATTTATAAACCGTTTAAGAAAATTAAAAGCAAGATTTCAGAAAGGCTGA
- a CDS encoding FkbM family methyltransferase, with protein sequence MTAKFFSKMYDRKAFLSQEPETKKELLKLFNKKDKLLIFDIGGCEGEDSIRYSRLFPQAKVWVFEPLPENQEIIKTNIEASNLKNIQLFPIALSDQRGYSDFFVSSGRPDGVEPDTDWDFGNKSSSLLKPGGVLNTFTWLNFKSVIQVKTDTLHHIFADYQIEGIDFIHMDVQGAELRVLKGTKEYLKRIKAIWLEVSETPLYHNQPLKNDIHEFMIKNNFKLIKTAVKDGAGDLMYINSFYFKAIGLGKLQFFVRQKQSVNHKLSSRVSF encoded by the coding sequence ATGACAGCAAAGTTTTTCAGTAAAATGTATGATCGTAAGGCCTTTTTAAGCCAGGAGCCTGAAACAAAGAAAGAATTATTGAAACTTTTTAATAAGAAGGACAAACTTCTGATTTTTGACATTGGGGGATGCGAAGGCGAGGATTCTATCCGTTATTCAAGGCTCTTCCCGCAAGCAAAGGTCTGGGTATTTGAGCCGTTACCGGAAAATCAGGAGATCATTAAGACTAACATTGAGGCTTCAAATTTAAAGAACATACAACTTTTTCCGATAGCCTTATCCGATCAAAGGGGATACAGTGATTTTTTTGTATCATCCGGCCGCCCCGATGGCGTTGAGCCGGATACAGACTGGGATTTCGGTAATAAATCCAGTTCGCTGTTAAAACCCGGCGGGGTATTGAACACCTTTACCTGGTTGAACTTTAAATCAGTTATTCAGGTTAAAACCGACACATTACATCATATTTTCGCGGACTATCAAATCGAAGGTATTGATTTTATCCACATGGATGTACAGGGCGCGGAACTCCGTGTTTTAAAAGGCACGAAAGAATATCTAAAGCGCATCAAAGCGATATGGCTGGAGGTTTCCGAAACCCCGCTATACCATAATCAGCCACTGAAAAATGACATTCACGAGTTTATGATAAAAAACAATTTCAAGTTGATTAAAACCGCGGTAAAAGATGGTGCCGGAGACCTGATGTACATCAACTCCTTTTACTTTAAAGCAATAGGTCTGGGGAAGCTACAATTTTTCGTCAGGCAAAAACAGTCCGTTAACCATAAACTCAGCTCACGTGTTTCTTTTTAA
- a CDS encoding glycosyltransferase family 2 protein: MGIKSMKVAYKVSVVICVFNEGRKLLDALRSLCANKIIEQTEVIIVDDCSTDPETRRLLTLLTKHTRYHIVCSPVNLGLSHSRNLGFENASTPYVLPLDADDTFPPEAIDIIYQAFLDHPEAGFIAGNYLLNKPGKNQATVVDCSMIATNELIDIKKLAGHWSLLGTSPCKKATWELVNGYALKYSYSVQDVDFWIRVLKKGIIGHYLDQIIYSWNQSASGMNMNFDRIDMTRLLEDHRDFYRLIYTDHYVNNAIFEAYYPYKEPDVLMAVGKKYFFQLRPINKLRTIAFFIKTYLTKLSAL, translated from the coding sequence TTGGGGATCAAGTCAATGAAGGTAGCCTATAAAGTCTCGGTGGTCATCTGTGTATTTAATGAAGGAAGGAAGTTATTAGATGCGTTAAGATCACTCTGCGCGAATAAAATTATTGAACAAACAGAGGTTATCATTGTTGACGATTGTTCAACAGATCCCGAAACCCGGAGGTTGCTTACACTGTTAACAAAACATACCCGGTACCACATCGTTTGCAGCCCTGTTAACCTCGGCCTGTCACATTCCCGGAATTTAGGTTTTGAAAATGCCTCAACACCGTATGTTTTACCTTTGGACGCTGATGATACCTTTCCACCGGAAGCCATAGATATCATTTATCAGGCTTTCCTGGACCACCCGGAGGCTGGCTTTATCGCAGGTAATTATCTTTTGAATAAACCGGGTAAGAATCAGGCAACCGTTGTTGATTGCAGCATGATCGCTACGAATGAGCTCATTGATATCAAAAAGTTAGCCGGTCATTGGAGCCTTTTGGGAACCAGTCCTTGCAAGAAAGCTACCTGGGAGCTTGTTAACGGGTACGCCCTTAAATATTCCTATTCCGTTCAGGATGTCGATTTTTGGATACGGGTATTGAAAAAAGGCATCATCGGCCATTATCTGGATCAAATCATCTATTCCTGGAACCAATCTGCCTCGGGAATGAATATGAATTTTGACCGTATAGATATGACCAGGTTACTGGAAGATCACCGTGATTTTTATCGGTTAATTTATACCGACCATTATGTAAACAATGCCATTTTCGAAGCTTATTATCCCTATAAAGAACCTGATGTCCTGATGGCCGTTGGAAAGAAATATTTTTTTCAGCTTCGCCCTATAAACAAATTGCGCACGATCGCATTTTTTATTAAAACTTACCTGACAAAACTGTCTGCTTTATAA
- a CDS encoding ABC transporter ATP-binding protein has translation MAKVIKVEHLSKAYQLGDFGTGTISRDLERYWARIRGKEDPFLKIGETNDRTTKGHSDIVWSLKDINFEIEQGDAVGIIGRNGAGKSTLLKILSRVTSPTAGAVKIKGRVASLLEVGTGFHPELSGRENIFLNGAILGMRKAEIKRKFDEIVAFSGVERYIDTPVKRYSSGMYVRLAFAVAAHLESEILIVDEVLAVGDAEFQKKCLGKIGDISKGEGRTVLFVSHNLGAVQKLCRNIILMHNGAINNMGEANHMISAYLQDVTLSKSVYEVPSPANTGDIPGYAYKIQVEDAQGTVINEIAAGTFWQIRVFFKITKRVEHFIIGLGFTAATEINLRTSWSRSATLDEGYYQAVFKEDRLLLSTGVYMINLGLSVREKTFQYAEDVAAITISGITDELLDQSIIRTSGTGLILNPMSVKIINDSKVFQ, from the coding sequence ATGGCCAAAGTAATCAAGGTAGAACATCTTTCCAAAGCCTATCAGTTAGGCGATTTCGGCACAGGTACCATCTCCCGCGATCTGGAGCGTTACTGGGCCAGGATACGGGGTAAAGAGGATCCATTTTTAAAGATAGGTGAAACCAATGACCGCACAACCAAAGGCCATAGTGACATCGTCTGGAGTCTGAAAGATATTAACTTCGAAATTGAACAAGGCGACGCAGTGGGGATTATCGGGCGTAACGGTGCCGGTAAAAGCACATTATTAAAAATATTAAGCAGGGTTACCTCCCCTACCGCCGGTGCTGTAAAGATAAAAGGGCGCGTTGCCAGCTTACTGGAAGTCGGTACCGGTTTTCATCCTGAGTTAAGCGGGCGGGAAAATATTTTTCTGAATGGGGCCATTTTGGGTATGCGCAAAGCGGAAATCAAGCGTAAATTTGATGAAATTGTTGCCTTTTCCGGTGTTGAACGGTACATCGACACCCCGGTTAAAAGATATTCCTCAGGCATGTACGTACGCCTGGCCTTCGCGGTAGCGGCTCACCTGGAATCGGAGATATTGATTGTCGATGAAGTACTCGCCGTCGGCGATGCCGAATTTCAGAAAAAATGCCTGGGGAAGATCGGCGACATCAGTAAAGGCGAGGGTAGAACCGTTTTATTTGTAAGCCATAACCTGGGTGCTGTTCAGAAACTATGCCGAAATATCATACTGATGCACAACGGTGCGATTAACAATATGGGTGAAGCTAATCACATGATCAGCGCTTATCTGCAGGATGTGACACTGAGTAAATCGGTCTACGAAGTCCCATCTCCTGCAAACACCGGGGACATTCCCGGCTATGCGTATAAAATCCAGGTGGAAGATGCCCAAGGGACGGTTATTAACGAAATTGCCGCAGGTACCTTTTGGCAAATCAGGGTATTTTTCAAAATCACAAAAAGGGTAGAACACTTTATCATCGGGCTCGGTTTTACCGCTGCAACGGAAATAAATTTAAGGACAAGCTGGAGCAGGTCCGCAACCCTGGACGAGGGTTATTACCAGGCTGTTTTTAAAGAGGACCGGTTACTGCTCTCAACAGGTGTTTATATGATAAATTTAGGCCTCTCGGTCAGGGAGAAAACATTTCAATATGCTGAAGATGTTGCGGCTATTACTATTTCAGGAATCACAGACGAATTACTGGATCAAAGTATCATCAGAACGAGCGGAACAGGGTTAATACTAAACCCCATGTCCGTAAAAATTATTAATGACAGCAAAGTTTTTCAGTAA
- a CDS encoding FkbM family methyltransferase: MEIYKPFKKIKSKISERLKADQFLSNSEKKKLRRLKRYEPAKIIFLKKELRIVDSLTFLHSYSEIFINKIYKFATVQEAPVIIDCGANIGLATIYFQLNFPGARIVAFEPDPDIYEVLNQNIAAFAFKDVVCKNEAVSNRDGLLSFWPEGGHSGMLAPPTDELKSVMVKAIRLRDFLRQYPRITFLKIDIEGEEINVIPDIADELKKVDYLFLEYHAFIGKEQQLDRLLQYITRAGLRYYIKEAADKPLPFIYRELFLNMEMLVNIFCYRN, encoded by the coding sequence ATGGAAATTTATAAACCGTTTAAGAAAATTAAAAGCAAGATTTCAGAAAGGCTGAAAGCGGATCAATTTCTTTCCAACAGTGAGAAGAAAAAGCTGAGACGCCTGAAAAGATATGAACCGGCTAAAATTATATTTTTAAAAAAGGAACTGCGTATTGTAGATTCCCTGACATTTCTCCATTCCTACTCGGAAATATTCATCAACAAGATCTATAAATTTGCTACGGTACAGGAGGCCCCGGTTATCATTGACTGCGGTGCAAATATCGGACTGGCAACTATTTACTTTCAATTAAACTTCCCGGGAGCCCGTATCGTAGCCTTCGAGCCGGATCCTGATATTTATGAGGTTTTAAATCAGAACATAGCCGCTTTCGCGTTCAAAGATGTCGTTTGTAAAAATGAAGCGGTATCCAACCGGGATGGTTTATTAAGCTTTTGGCCCGAGGGTGGCCATTCAGGCATGCTGGCCCCCCCTACAGATGAATTGAAATCGGTAATGGTGAAAGCCATCCGGCTCAGAGATTTTTTACGCCAATACCCGCGGATAACCTTTTTAAAAATCGACATTGAAGGCGAAGAAATAAATGTCATTCCGGACATAGCGGATGAATTAAAAAAAGTGGATTACTTATTCCTGGAATATCACGCTTTTATCGGCAAGGAACAACAACTGGATCGGCTGTTGCAATATATTACCCGTGCGGGATTGCGTTATTATATCAAGGAGGCTGCCGATAAACCGCTTCCGTTCATCTACAGGGAGCTGTTTTTAAATATGGAAATGCTGGTCAATATATTCTGCTACAGAAATTAA
- a CDS encoding glycosyltransferase family 2 protein yields MDKALVSIIMPAYNAEQFIFESIESVIRQTYAYWELIVVDDGSTDHTAGIIQQFAAIDARIIYLYQENAKQGKARNHGISKSRGDYVAFLDADDKWEKSKLSMQMGILSAHHQLDLIFSQGYFLQDSDVRNFDVNVQETWDCNSVKDFLYHNQIPILSVIVKRSALLKVGGFTEQPAIQNIEDYHLWIKLLLAGSIFRSVAHRLFYYRIHPQQSTFGNTDSRLLFFNLYEDIYYYYADDRQKPIFMDKIRWFIFHTEYYSRCLLVYSFYLNKKRWRVIAVAMEKLFNRPSALNQKILFKLLSWGSSQ; encoded by the coding sequence ATGGATAAAGCTTTAGTTTCGATCATCATGCCGGCTTACAATGCGGAACAGTTCATTTTTGAAAGTATCGAAAGCGTGATCCGTCAAACCTATGCCTATTGGGAACTGATTGTTGTTGATGATGGTTCTACAGACCATACCGCCGGTATCATACAACAATTTGCCGCTATTGATGCCCGGATAATCTATTTATATCAGGAAAACGCCAAACAGGGGAAAGCCAGGAATCATGGAATCAGCAAAAGCCGTGGTGACTATGTGGCATTTCTTGATGCTGACGATAAATGGGAAAAGAGCAAACTAAGTATGCAAATGGGTATCCTGTCCGCGCATCATCAGCTTGATCTTATTTTCTCACAAGGCTACTTTCTCCAGGATAGTGATGTCCGTAACTTTGATGTTAACGTACAGGAAACCTGGGATTGTAACTCCGTAAAAGATTTCTTATATCACAATCAAATCCCAATCCTTTCTGTAATTGTCAAAAGAAGTGCGCTTTTAAAGGTAGGCGGATTTACGGAGCAACCGGCGATCCAAAATATCGAAGATTATCATTTATGGATAAAACTGCTCCTGGCGGGCAGTATATTCCGGTCGGTTGCCCATAGGTTATTTTATTATCGAATTCACCCGCAACAGTCTACCTTTGGAAACACCGATAGTCGATTGCTTTTTTTCAATCTGTATGAGGATATCTATTATTATTACGCCGATGACCGGCAAAAGCCAATATTTATGGACAAGATCCGCTGGTTTATTTTCCATACAGAATACTACAGCCGGTGCCTGCTGGTTTATTCCTTTTATCTGAATAAAAAGAGATGGCGGGTGATCGCCGTGGCCATGGAGAAACTATTTAACAGGCCCAGCGCTTTGAATCAGAAAATCCTATTCAAACTCCTGTCTTGGGGATCAAGTCAATGA
- a CDS encoding alpha-1,2-fucosyltransferase — MIITKLQGGLGNQMFQYAAAKAGTQSGYVFFDRSFLKRQPVSGTAFTARAYELYIFRNIKGKFLKAGTAGLFTSRHRVYSMLRRGLSIKCDHIIQTEKNEFVDLSGINKAHTYLDGYFQNERYFKNIRGQLLEDFNFPAMINTGAKQAVMSVVNPVSIHVRRGDYLKPAINAYHGLLSLSYYKKAMEVIEQTVSDPHYFIFSDDPEWCRDSFGFLGSRATVLSKRADPHWQDMYLMTLCKHNIIANSSYSWWAAWLNKNPDKIVTAPQKWFVDHDAQITPQEWIKL; from the coding sequence ATGATCATCACCAAATTACAAGGGGGCCTCGGCAATCAAATGTTTCAATATGCCGCGGCTAAAGCAGGTACTCAAAGCGGATATGTCTTTTTTGATCGTTCATTTTTAAAAAGACAACCTGTTTCGGGAACAGCATTTACCGCAAGAGCATACGAGCTTTATATTTTCAGGAACATTAAAGGCAAATTTTTAAAGGCCGGCACAGCGGGTCTCTTCACCAGTCGGCACCGAGTGTACAGCATGCTCAGAAGGGGCTTGTCGATCAAGTGTGACCATATTATCCAGACAGAAAAAAACGAATTTGTCGATCTCAGCGGGATAAATAAAGCCCATACCTATTTGGACGGGTATTTTCAAAATGAGCGCTATTTTAAAAATATCCGGGGTCAGCTCCTGGAAGATTTTAATTTTCCTGCGATGATCAATACCGGTGCAAAACAAGCGGTAATGTCTGTGGTCAACCCGGTAAGTATTCATGTCCGGAGGGGAGATTATCTGAAGCCGGCGATCAATGCTTACCATGGTTTGCTTTCGCTGTCCTACTATAAAAAGGCAATGGAAGTTATAGAACAAACAGTAAGCGATCCCCACTATTTCATTTTTTCCGATGATCCCGAATGGTGCAGGGACAGTTTCGGCTTTTTAGGTAGCCGGGCGACGGTTTTGTCCAAAAGAGCTGACCCGCACTGGCAGGACATGTATCTCATGACCTTATGTAAGCATAACATTATCGCAAACAGCAGTTACAGCTGGTGGGCCGCATGGTTAAATAAAAACCCTGATAAAATCGTTACGGCGCCGCAAAAATGGTTTGTGGACCATGATGCGCAAATTACCCCGCAGGAATGGATAAAGCTTTAG
- a CDS encoding FkbM family methyltransferase, with product MFLFKRKAPALLGRTSYSQCGEDLIIKFIFDQLQIHHPSYIDIGAHDPFYLSNTALFYQLGSKGINIEPDPALFKTFANHRKHDINLNIGIGQASGAAKFYIISNPTLNTFSKAEAEGYFREGPYIVKEVIDVPVETLGDIINRYHEGIFPDLLNLDAEGVDEQIIQSINFQQSIPTVICLETISFSSSGNGKKNRDLIDYVTKNGYLVYADTYINTIFVNKAVWAAQHK from the coding sequence GTGTTTCTTTTTAAAAGAAAAGCACCCGCTTTACTGGGAAGGACCTCTTATTCGCAATGTGGTGAAGACTTGATCATCAAATTCATCTTTGATCAATTGCAAATCCACCATCCGAGTTATATTGATATAGGAGCTCATGACCCTTTTTACTTAAGCAATACGGCGCTATTCTACCAACTTGGCAGTAAAGGTATCAATATAGAACCAGACCCTGCTCTTTTTAAGACGTTTGCCAACCACCGGAAGCACGATATCAACCTCAATATTGGTATAGGCCAGGCATCCGGAGCAGCTAAATTTTATATCATCTCCAACCCAACCCTGAATACTTTTTCAAAAGCGGAGGCTGAAGGTTATTTCCGTGAGGGGCCCTATATCGTAAAAGAAGTTATTGACGTTCCCGTAGAAACCCTGGGCGATATCATTAATCGTTATCACGAGGGAATATTTCCGGACCTGTTAAATCTTGATGCGGAAGGAGTTGATGAACAAATCATACAATCCATCAATTTTCAGCAAAGTATACCTACGGTCATTTGCCTGGAAACGATATCATTTTCATCTTCCGGCAACGGAAAAAAAAACAGGGATTTAATAGATTATGTTACCAAAAATGGCTATCTCGTGTATGCTGATACGTATATCAATACCATTTTTGTCAACAAAGCAGTATGGGCGGCACAACATAAATGA
- a CDS encoding glycosyltransferase family 2 protein encodes MISIIIPTYNAAHTLERCLSSIVNQTFSDMEVWLIDGISTDHTLDIVKRFQSRYAGIHLISEQDKGIYDAMNKGIAYCKGDWLYFLGADDELYGSDVLEEVNRIMLSGGSRVIYGNVMMRGHNQWNLNEVVFDGKYDLDKIVNTNICHQAIFYHKSIFSEFGLYNLNYITGADHDFNLRCYARVPFTYADIIVANFHVGGHSTHVQDDEFHKERGAMLLKYFRRRLFSGAFVNSRLYIQRAALSAGSPLGLKDRLICLAAYINLKVRSLLT; translated from the coding sequence ATGATCTCCATCATCATTCCCACTTATAATGCAGCTCATACCTTAGAACGGTGCTTATCCAGCATCGTTAATCAAACGTTCTCCGACATGGAGGTGTGGCTGATTGACGGAATTTCTACAGACCATACCCTGGATATTGTCAAAAGGTTTCAGTCCCGCTATGCCGGTATCCATTTAATTTCTGAACAGGACAAAGGGATCTACGATGCGATGAACAAAGGAATAGCATATTGCAAAGGAGACTGGTTATATTTTTTGGGGGCCGACGACGAATTGTATGGTTCCGATGTCCTTGAGGAGGTTAACCGCATCATGCTTAGCGGAGGGTCCAGGGTGATTTATGGCAATGTCATGATGCGGGGCCATAACCAGTGGAACCTTAATGAGGTCGTTTTTGACGGTAAGTATGACCTGGATAAGATCGTCAACACCAATATCTGTCACCAGGCAATTTTTTATCATAAAAGTATATTCAGCGAATTCGGCTTGTACAATTTGAACTATATAACCGGAGCGGATCACGATTTTAACCTCAGATGTTATGCCCGTGTTCCTTTTACTTATGCAGATATCATCGTGGCCAACTTCCACGTTGGCGGGCACAGCACGCACGTGCAGGATGATGAATTTCACAAAGAAAGGGGCGCGATGTTACTTAAATACTTTCGAAGACGCTTATTCAGCGGGGCATTTGTCAATTCCCGTTTATACATTCAAAGGGCCGCGTTAAGCGCCGGTTCCCCGCTGGGACTGAAGGACAGGCTCATCTGTTTAGCAGCTTACATCAATTTAAAGGTTCGTTCACTGCTAACCTGA